The sequence CGTCGTCGTCGTCGTCGTGGGCTTGCTACTTCTCGCGCGTGCGTCCGCCGGTGTGATCGATACGAGCACTTCCCACACCGGTACCGAGCAGTATGCTGCGGGGACGGACGCCCCGCCCACCCTCTCGAAGCGCGTCGTGGGCGAGTCGTCGACACCCTCGACATCGACGCTGCTGGTGAACGTCCTCCTCTCGCAGGGACTGTTCGCCGCGCTCCTGCTCGTCGGCGCGTGGTACGCGTCGATTCCGGCGGCAGCGCTCGGAGCCGGGGCGGACGCGTTCACGCCGGTAGCGCTTGGCGCCGGCGTCGCCCTCGGGCTTGCGCTCCACGCCGTCAACGTCGCTGGGTCGCGGCTGAGCGACCGTTACGACCTCGGCGACCCCGGGGCGCTCCGCCGGGCGATGACCCCCGAGACGACGGCGGGGTGGGCGCTCCTCCTCGGCGTGGTCTTACCGCTCGTCGCGGGGTTCGAGGAGCTGCTCTTTCGGGGCGTGCTGGTGGGCGCGTTCGCCGTCGGCTTCGGCGTCTCGCCGTGGCTCCTGGCCGGTGTGTCTTCCGCCGCGTTCGCCCTCGGCCACGGCGCTCAGGGATGGATCGGCGTCGTCGTCACCGGCGCCCTCGGGTTCGTCTTGGCCGCGGCGTTCGTCCTCACGGGGAGTCTGTGGACGGTCGTGATCGCTCACTACCTCGTGAACGCCCTGGAGTTCGTCGGGAGCGACGCGGACCGAGATAGCAGGTAGCTGATCGGGCTACGACGATTCGAGTTCTCGCAGGCGCTCGGCCACGTCAGGAGGCGTCGCCCCCGGGCCGGCGACGCGATGATCGGGGATGAACAGCGGGACCGGGTTCGCCCGGAGCCCCGCGCGGACCGTCTCCAGATCGCCCTCGGTCTCGTCGTCGAGCCCCGCCAGGCGCGCCACGCGAGCGACGTCGACCGTCTCGCCGTAGGGGACGTTCCGGACGGCTTCGAGCACCTCGCGCTGGTCGGTCGGAACGGTGAGCGCGACGGTCACGTCGTCGAAGTGGTCCTCGGCGCCGTCGAGGTAGTCGAACACCCGGTCGAGCAAGGGATGATCGGGGTCGGCGTCGGCGGGCGGCGACTCCGGAAACGACACGCTGATGACTCGACCGCCGACGACGCCGAGCTGGACTGCACGACCCAGATACGACGACTCGCGCGCGTAAACTCCCTCCATGGTAGTCGGATGGACCGGTTGCCTGATAGGGGTTGTCGTCCCGGCCGGGACGCAAGGCTTATGTCCAAATAAGACCATCAGTGTACAACAATGGACTCTAATGGTGAAGAACTGGCTCCGGCGGTGCGGTCCATTCTGACCGCCGCCCGCGAGCGGGCAGGTGGCGACGAGCACGTGTCGGTGACGCCTCGCTCCCTCACGGACGCCATCGCGGCCGCGGAGGCCGATGGCCGAGTGCCGGTCATCGCGGAGGTGAAACCGACCAGCCCCACGACCGAGGGACAGCGGGACGACGACCCGGCCGAACTCGCCCGGGCGATGGTCGCGGGCGGAGCGACGGCGATTTCGGTCCTCACCGAACCCGAGCATTTCGGCGGGTCGATCGCGGCGCTGACGCAGGTCCGCAACGCCGTCGACGTGCCGGTGCTCCGCAAGGACTTTATCGTGACGGAGTCCCAACTCGACCTCGTGGAATCGGATCTCGTCCTGTTGATCGCGCGGTTCGTGGACGACCTGGAGCACCTCGTCGCGGCGGCGAAGCGACGGGGCTTCCAGCCGCTGGTCGAGGTCCACACCCGCGACGAACTCGACCGGGCGCTCGACGCCGGTGCGGAGATCGTCGGCGTCAACAACCGCGACCTGGGCCGTCTCGAAGTCGACCTCGACACCTTCGAGTCGCTGGCGCCCCACGTCCCCGACGACGTGACCCTCATCGCGGAGAGCGGGATCGCATCGACCGACGACGTCCAGCGGATGCGGTCGGCGGGCGCCGACGCCCTGCTGATCGGGAGCGCGATCATGGACGGCGACGTGACCGAGAACGTGCGGCGACTTACGAGAGCATGAGTTCTGACACAGGCAAGTTCGGCGAGTACGGTGGACAGTACGTTCCCGAGGCGCTGATGCCCGCCATCGAGGAACTGGAGGACGCCTACGAGCGGTACGTCCTCGCGAACGAAGACGGCTTCATGGACGAGTTCCGGGAGCGCCTGGCCGATTTCGGCGGGCGACCGACGCCGCTCCAGCACGCCCAGCGCCTCTCCGAGCGCTACGACACGGACGTCTATCTCAAGCGGGAGGACCTCCTGCACGGCGGCGCGCACAAACTCAATAACGCGCTCGGGCAGGTGCTGCTGGCGAAGTATATGGGCAAGGACCGCATCATCGCGGAGACCGGCGCGGGCCAGCACGGCACCGCGACGGCGATGGCGTGTGCCCACCTCGGCATGCCCTGTGAGGTGTACATGGGTCGCCGAGACATCAACCGCCAGCGACCCAACGTCTTCCGGATGCGCCTCAACGGCGCGGAGGTCACCCCGGTGACGGTGGGCCGAGGCACGCTGAAAGAAGCCATCAGCGAGACGATGCGCGACTGGGCGACCAACGTCGAGGACACCCACTACGTCATCGGGTCGGTCGTCGGGCCGCATCCGTTCCCGGCGATGGTCCGCGACTTCCAGCGGGTCATCTCCGAGGAGGCGCGAGAGCAGATTCAGGAGAAGGCCGGCCGCCTCCCCGACTCCATCGTCACCTGTGCCGGCGGCGGGTCGAACACGATGGGCGTCTTCGCGGAGTTCGTCGACGACGCGGACGTCGACCTCTACGCCGTCGAGGCCGGCGGCAGCAGCCTGGAAGTCGACGAGGAACGCGGCGTCGCCCCCAACTCGGCGACGCTCTCGACGGGCACGGAGGGCGTCCTCCACGGCTCCCGGACGCGCGTCCTGCAGGACCAGGACGGCCAGATCATGGAGTCCCACAGCGTTTCGGCGGGTCTGGACTACGCCGGCGTCGGCCCCGAACTCGCCGCCCTCGTGGACCGGGACCGCGTGACCGCCGTCACCGTCGACGACGACGGCGCGCTCGAAGGGTTCCATCGCCTGTCGCAGTTGGAAGGCATTATTCCGGCGCTCGAATCCGCCCACGCGCTCGGCTATCTGGAGGATCATTACGAGGACCTCGGCGACGTGGTCGTGGTCAACGTCTCCGGCCGCGGCGACAAGGACCTCGAAACGGTGCTGGAGGAGACCCACGACCGTGACATCGAGAACGCGCCCGACATCGACACCTTCGCGGCGACGGGGGGGTTCCAGTGAGCTCCATCGACGACGCGTTCGCCGGCGGCCCGGCGTTCATCCCCTATCTCGCGGCGGGCGACCCCGACTACGAGTCCTCGCTCGCGTACGTCGAGGCTCTCGAACGGGGCGGCGCCGACATCATCGAACTCGGCCTGCCGTTCTCCGAACCCATCGCCGAGGGACCGACTATCCAGAGCGCCATCGTGCGCTCCCTGGAGGCGGGGATGACGCCGACGCGGTATTTCGAGTTCGTCGAGGACCTCTCGGTCGACGTGCCGATCGTCTGCATGACCTACTACAACCTCATCTACCAGTTCGGCGACGAGACGGGGCCGGAGGCGTTCGTCCGCCGAGCGGCCGAGGCAGGCGTCGAGGGCTTCGTCGTCCCCGATCTGCCCGCGGAGGAGGCCGACCCCCTGCGCGAGGCGTGTGACGAACACGACTGTGACCTCATCTTTATCGTCGCGCCGACGACCCGCGGCGAGCGCTTGGAGCACATCATGGCCCAGGTGTCGGGCTACGTCTACGTCCAGGCGCGTCTCGGGACGACCGGCGCGCGGGCCGACCTCTCCGATCGGACGGCCGAGAGCCTCGACCGCATTGCGGAGTGGGACGTTCCCAAGGCCGTCGGCTTCGGCATCTCGACGGGCGAGCACGCCCAGGAAGTGATCGAGGCGGGCGCCGACGGCGTCATCGTCGGCTCCGCGCTCATCGACATCATCGAGACGGGCGTCGAACGGGGCGATCCCCCCGTCACCGTGGCCAACCGCCTGGAGTCGAAGGCCCGCGAACTCAAGGAAGGGGCGCTCCGAGGGGCGGACGAACGAACGCATCCGGAACGTACATAAAAGCGCTACTGGTACAGAATACCATACTGATGAACACGGGAACTCGCGCGCGTCTCCGGCGCATCTCGACGGACGACCGATACCTGATCGTCCCGATGGATCACGGCGTCACGATGGGACCTGTGAAAGGGCTCGTCGACATCGAATCGACCATCGACGCGGTGACGGCCGGCGGTGCCGACGCTGTGCTGACACAGAAGGGCGTGGCGTCACGCGTTCACGAGCATAAAAACGACGCGGGCTACATCGTCCACCTCAACGGCTCGACGAACATCGGTCCCGACGAGGACGACAAGCGACGGACCGGCACCGTCGAAGCCGCGCTCCGGGCCGGCGCCGACGCCGTCTCCTTCCACATCAACGTCGGCTCCGAGTACGAACCCGAGCAGATGACCGACCTCGCGCGGGTGACCGAACGCGCCGAGGAGCTCGGCATCCCGACGCTGGCGATGGCGTACGCCCGCGGGCCGGACATCGCGGAGGACGACCCCGAGGCGCTGGCGCACGCCGTTCGCCTCGCCGAGGAACTCGGCGCCGACGTGGTCAAAACGGGCTACAGCGGCGACGGCGACAGTTTCGCCCCCGTCTGTGCGGGGACGCGTCTCCCCGTCGTCATCGCGGGCGGCAGTCGCGGCACCGACCGCCAGACCATCGAGATGGTGCGCGGCGCGATGGACGGCGGCGCCGCCGGCGTCTCGATGGGGCGCTCCATCTTCCAGCACGACGATCCCGGGGCTATCACGCGCGCCATCGCCGCCGTCCTCCACGACGACGCCGACGTCGACGAGGCGCTCACCCGGAGCGGCCTGCTCGAAGCCTAGCCCCCATCCGCCACGTTGAAGCCACGTCGCGTCGAGTTGCGTGTAATGACACGAAGCGTGTGGCTGAAGGCCGACGGCGACGTCGGCGACTGGGAGTCGCGAAAGGAGCGCATCACCGCGGGCCTAGAGGCCGGCGTCGACTGGGTCCTCGTCGACGAGGCCGACGTAGCGCAAGTACGCGAACTCGGCGACGTGAACGTCGCGGCGTTCCGCTCCGACGCCGACCTCGTCGAGGACGCCGAACCCGACGGCGCAACGGCGGACGCGTACATCGTCGGCAAGAACGGCGAAGGCGACGGTACGGTCGACCTCCCGCCGGACTTCTCGGGATCGGCCGACCTCTCGACGCTCCGCCGCGACGACGACCGGGCGCAGGGCGCCTACGTCCGCATCTTCGACGAGGACTACGAGGCCTTCGCGGAGGCGGCCGCACAAGACGGCGACTACACCATCGTCGTCGGCGAGGACTGGACCATCATCCCGCTGGAGAACCTCATCGCCCGCATCGGCGACGAGACGGATCTGATCGCGGGCGTCACCTCCGCCGAAGAGGCCCAGACCGCCTTCGAGACGCTGGAAATCGGCGCCGACGGCGTCCTCCTCGATTCGGGCGACTCCGACGAGATCCGGTCCACCTGTGAGATGCGCGACGCCGCCGAGCGCGAACACCTCGATCTGCAGTACGCCGAGGTGACCGCTGTCGAACGCACCGGCATGGCCGACCGCGTCTGCGTCGATACGAGTTCGCTGATGGAACACGACGAGGGGATGCTCGTCGGCTCCATGTCGCGGGGCCTCTTTTTCGTCCACGCCGAGACCGCGGAATCGCCGTACGTCGCCTCGCGCCCCTTCCGCGTGAACGCGGGCGCGGTCCACGCCTACGTCCGCTCGCCCGGCGGCGGGACGCAGTACCTCTCGGAACTCACGAGCGGCGACGAGGTGCAGGTGGTCGACACCGACGGCGACACCCGCGAGACGGTCGTCGGCCGCGTCAAAATCGAGAAACGGCCCATGTTCCGGATTCAGGCGGCGGTCGAAACCGAGGACGGCACCGACCGCATCGAGACACTCCTCCAGAACGCCGAGACCATCAAGGTCCACACCCACGAGGGCCGGACCGCCGTGACCGACCTCGAGGCCGGCGACGAGATGCTGGTCTACTACGAGGACGTGGCGCGGCACTTCGGCGAGGCGGTCGAAGAGAGCATCATCGAGAAGTAATGGAGCGCGTTCCGGTGCCGACGGAGACGACGGCGCCCGGCGGCCGGACGAACGCCTATCTCGGCGGCGGCGTCCTCGTCGACCCGGCGGGGCGCACGCCGGAACTCGACGCCGCCGTCGCCGACGGCGAGGTCGACCATGTCGCCATCACGCACGCCCACCCCGACCACGTCGGCGGCGTCGCTACCTACGCCGCCGAGACGGGCGCGACCGTCTGGGCGCGGCGCGGTCGCGAGGAGCGCTTCGCCGCCGCGACCGACTGCGACCCGGACCGCACCTTCAGCGAGGGGACGACCGTCGGCGACCTGACCGTCCTCGATACGCCCGGGCACGCGCCGGATCACGTCGCCTTCGAAGGCGAGACCGGCATCTGTTCTGGCGACCTCGCCGTCGCGACCGGGAGTGTCGCCGTCGCCGCGCCCGAGGGGAATCTGCGGGCGTATCTCGTCGCCCTCCGTCGCTTGTACGCCCGCGATCCATCCCGCCTCTTTCCGGGCCACGGGCCGGTCATCGGCGACCCCCGCGCGACCATCACGCGACTCATGGCCCACCGCGCGGAGCGCGAGCGAGGGGTCGAACGCGCCGTCCACGAGGGCGCCGAATCGGTCGAGGCCGTCCTCGATGCGGCGTACGACCGCGACCTCACGGGCGTTCGTGACCTCGCGGCGGGCACCGTCCATGCCCACCTCGACAAACTCGACCGGGAGGGGCGCGTCCGGTTCGACCGCGAGACGGGGCGCGTCCGCCCGGCGTGAACCGAGCGGGACGACGGCGTTTTGCGTCTCGATCACTCACTGGCAGTATGGAGTCGCTAGAGGCCGAACTCGGCCGTGCGAAAGCCCTCGACGTGAGCGACCTCGCCGACGCCATCGAATCCATCGGGTTCGAATGCACCCGTTGTGGCGCGTGTTGCAAGGCGGACGCCGAGGATCCCCACACGGCGACGGTGTTTCCCGACGAGGTGCGGGCGCTCCAGGAGTCGACCGACCGCGACTGGCGGGACGTGGCACGGCCGATGCCATACGGCCTCGAAGAGGGGTCGGAGGGGCCGGAGGGGGAGACGTTCGAGTGGGCGCTGGCGACCGACGGCTGCGGCGACTGCACCTTTTACGCCGAGGAAGACGGTGAGGGGACGTGTACGGTCCACGACGACCGGCCGCTCATCTGTGAGACCTACCCGTTCAGCGTCGCGCTCGGCGGGACGAGTCAGCCGATGGGCGAGGCCGTCGACGAGTCAGGGATGGTCCGCGCCCACGAGTGCGAGGGGTTAGGCCGGGACATCTCCCGGGACGACGCCGAGGACCTGGCGGCGGCACTCAAAGAGCGGGCGATCCGGGAACTCGAAGAGGCCATCGACGTCCGCGACGAGTACGCGCCGGTCGACACGGACCCCGGCGAGGTTGTCGTCCACGACTCGGAGGGCGCGAAAACACGTGACGGACGCCCCCGATAGCGGCGATACACCTTTACCGGTGCCGCCACAGGTTCGCATCGAGGTTTACGATATGGAGATCTCAGATAAACTGCTGTGTCTGTTCAGCGAACGTGTTCGCTCCGAAGACGGAACGTACGTGATCGAAGTACCCCAGCGAGAGATCGAGCGGGGCTCTATCGATCCCGACGAAACCTACCGAGTCGCACTCATCTCCCGCGAGCGGACCGAAGAGGAAGAGCTCGCGGAGCCGGAGACGTCCGCCTCGGAACCCCAACCACCGGTCGAAGTCGGCGAGATTCGCTACGTCGAAATCGAGGACATCGGCAAGCAGGGCGACGGCATTGCGCGCGTCGAGCGGGGCTACGTCATCATCGTCCCCGGCGCGGAGATCGGCGAGCGCGTCAAGATAGAGGTGACCGAGGTCAAGTCCAACTTCGCGGTTGGCGAGATCATCGACGAAGACCTCTAGCACAAAACCCATCCGCTCGGCGCGCGTGGTGTCCGTATGCACCGCCGTGCCCTCCTCTCGGCCGGGCTGACGGGCCTGGCCGCCACCGCCGGCTGTCTCGGTCCCGGCTTCGGTAGTGGCTGCACCCGCGGGACCGACTTCCGTCTCCAGACGACCAGCGACGCCGATACCGCCGACGCCGCCAGCGACCCGCTCGAAACCCTCTCGCCGCCCGAACGCACCGCCGTCGACGACGCGCGCCGCGGCGCCCACCCGACGCTGTGGGTCCCCGACACCGGCTCGGAGCCCTTCGAGGACGCCGACTACGTCGCCACGGGCGGCGCGTATCTCACCGTCGAGACATCCATCGTCGAAACCGTCCAGCGGACCGGCTACGACATCTCACTCGACTACGACGCCGAGGCGACGGTCCCCGCCGACGCCCGGCGCGTTGCGTTCGCGGACCTGCCAGCGGTCGACCGAGCGGCACTGTTCGCGGCACTCGGCTACCCGAACACCCGCGAACTGGACCGGTTCGACCGCGCACGCGCCATCAGCATCGGTGGCACTCTCGCGTACCCCGACGACGAGGCGGAGGCCCGATCGGAACTCGTCCCCGATCCGAACTACGACTACGTCCGCATCCGAGGGAGCGAGTTCCGACTGCAAGTGACGGACACACGGACGGTGACGATGGAGCGACGCCGGATCGAAACCCGGACCGTCGCGGAATCGGTCGCCGACTTCGCGGCCCACGTCCACGAGCGCCGCGGAATCGACCTCGATGAACACGACCTCTCGGCGGCGCAACGCGAGATCATCGAGTCGGCCATCGAGGACGGCTACGACGAGTGTGCGCCGTACTCCGAGCCCTACGCCGACCTGCAGCGGCTGTTCGGTCGACAGGTGACGCGAGTGACCGACGACGGCGACGGCGTGGTGTCCACGCCCGGGGAGGATGCGCCCGAAGAAATCGACTACGCCAACTACGAGAACCAGTGGTACGCGGTCAGCATGTCGGAGTACGTCGCCTAGTCGGCCGACCCCATCGATTCGACGGCCGCGAACTGCGAGAGGTCGGCGTCGATATCGAGGTCATGGAGCGATCCGTACGGCCGGTTGACGACGATATCGCCCGCCGTCGACTGCCCGACGCCCGGCAGCGCGGCGAGTTCGTCCATCGACGCCGCGTTCAGGTCGAGCGGATGGGGCACGCCCGTCACCGAGCGGAAGCCGTGGTCGACGACGGCCACGTCGAGGGTCGTTCCGAGTTCACGCTCGCCGGGAATGGCGACCAGCAGGGGGTAGGTTCCCAATTGCCGGCCGAAGGTCTTCCCGTCCTGGTGGTACTCCAAGTGAACGTCGGGGAGCACCGTGCCCGCGGGGACGACCCGGCGGAGCATCGGTCGGTCGATTTCCTCCCGAACCTCGCGCT comes from Haloplanus sp. XH21 and encodes:
- a CDS encoding TRAM domain-containing protein; the protein is MEISDKLLCLFSERVRSEDGTYVIEVPQREIERGSIDPDETYRVALISRERTEEEELAEPETSASEPQPPVEVGEIRYVEIEDIGKQGDGIARVERGYVIIVPGAEIGERVKIEVTEVKSNFAVGEIIDEDL
- the trpA gene encoding tryptophan synthase subunit alpha → MSSIDDAFAGGPAFIPYLAAGDPDYESSLAYVEALERGGADIIELGLPFSEPIAEGPTIQSAIVRSLEAGMTPTRYFEFVEDLSVDVPIVCMTYYNLIYQFGDETGPEAFVRRAAEAGVEGFVVPDLPAEEADPLREACDEHDCDLIFIVAPTTRGERLEHIMAQVSGYVYVQARLGTTGARADLSDRTAESLDRIAEWDVPKAVGFGISTGEHAQEVIEAGADGVIVGSALIDIIETGVERGDPPVTVANRLESKARELKEGALRGADERTHPERT
- a CDS encoding 2-amino-3,7-dideoxy-D-threo-hept-6-ulosonate synthase, which codes for MNTGTRARLRRISTDDRYLIVPMDHGVTMGPVKGLVDIESTIDAVTAGGADAVLTQKGVASRVHEHKNDAGYIVHLNGSTNIGPDEDDKRRTGTVEAALRAGADAVSFHINVGSEYEPEQMTDLARVTERAEELGIPTLAMAYARGPDIAEDDPEALAHAVRLAEELGADVVKTGYSGDGDSFAPVCAGTRLPVVIAGGSRGTDRQTIEMVRGAMDGGAAGVSMGRSIFQHDDPGAITRAIAAVLHDDADVDEALTRSGLLEA
- a CDS encoding MBL fold metallo-hydrolase, translated to MERVPVPTETTAPGGRTNAYLGGGVLVDPAGRTPELDAAVADGEVDHVAITHAHPDHVGGVATYAAETGATVWARRGREERFAAATDCDPDRTFSEGTTVGDLTVLDTPGHAPDHVAFEGETGICSGDLAVATGSVAVAAPEGNLRAYLVALRRLYARDPSRLFPGHGPVIGDPRATITRLMAHRAERERGVERAVHEGAESVEAVLDAAYDRDLTGVRDLAAGTVHAHLDKLDREGRVRFDRETGRVRPA
- the trpC gene encoding indole-3-glycerol phosphate synthase translates to MDSNGEELAPAVRSILTAARERAGGDEHVSVTPRSLTDAIAAAEADGRVPVIAEVKPTSPTTEGQRDDDPAELARAMVAGGATAISVLTEPEHFGGSIAALTQVRNAVDVPVLRKDFIVTESQLDLVESDLVLLIARFVDDLEHLVAAAKRRGFQPLVEVHTRDELDRALDAGAEIVGVNNRDLGRLEVDLDTFESLAPHVPDDVTLIAESGIASTDDVQRMRSAGADALLIGSAIMDGDVTENVRRLTRA
- a CDS encoding 3-dehydroquinate synthase II, which translates into the protein MTRSVWLKADGDVGDWESRKERITAGLEAGVDWVLVDEADVAQVRELGDVNVAAFRSDADLVEDAEPDGATADAYIVGKNGEGDGTVDLPPDFSGSADLSTLRRDDDRAQGAYVRIFDEDYEAFAEAAAQDGDYTIVVGEDWTIIPLENLIARIGDETDLIAGVTSAEEAQTAFETLEIGADGVLLDSGDSDEIRSTCEMRDAAEREHLDLQYAEVTAVERTGMADRVCVDTSSLMEHDEGMLVGSMSRGLFFVHAETAESPYVASRPFRVNAGAVHAYVRSPGGGTQYLSELTSGDEVQVVDTDGDTRETVVGRVKIEKRPMFRIQAAVETEDGTDRIETLLQNAETIKVHTHEGRTAVTDLEAGDEMLVYYEDVARHFGEAVEESIIEK
- a CDS encoding CPBP family intramembrane glutamic endopeptidase, coding for MPAWTAFAGFVVVVVVGLLLLARASAGVIDTSTSHTGTEQYAAGTDAPPTLSKRVVGESSTPSTSTLLVNVLLSQGLFAALLLVGAWYASIPAAALGAGADAFTPVALGAGVALGLALHAVNVAGSRLSDRYDLGDPGALRRAMTPETTAGWALLLGVVLPLVAGFEELLFRGVLVGAFAVGFGVSPWLLAGVSSAAFALGHGAQGWIGVVVTGALGFVLAAAFVLTGSLWTVVIAHYLVNALEFVGSDADRDSR
- the trpB gene encoding tryptophan synthase subunit beta, with product MSSDTGKFGEYGGQYVPEALMPAIEELEDAYERYVLANEDGFMDEFRERLADFGGRPTPLQHAQRLSERYDTDVYLKREDLLHGGAHKLNNALGQVLLAKYMGKDRIIAETGAGQHGTATAMACAHLGMPCEVYMGRRDINRQRPNVFRMRLNGAEVTPVTVGRGTLKEAISETMRDWATNVEDTHYVIGSVVGPHPFPAMVRDFQRVISEEAREQIQEKAGRLPDSIVTCAGGGSNTMGVFAEFVDDADVDLYAVEAGGSSLEVDEERGVAPNSATLSTGTEGVLHGSRTRVLQDQDGQIMESHSVSAGLDYAGVGPELAALVDRDRVTAVTVDDDGALEGFHRLSQLEGIIPALESAHALGYLEDHYEDLGDVVVVNVSGRGDKDLETVLEETHDRDIENAPDIDTFAATGGFQ
- a CDS encoding MGMT family protein; this encodes MEGVYARESSYLGRAVQLGVVGGRVISVSFPESPPADADPDHPLLDRVFDYLDGAEDHFDDVTVALTVPTDQREVLEAVRNVPYGETVDVARVARLAGLDDETEGDLETVRAGLRANPVPLFIPDHRVAGPGATPPDVAERLRELESS
- a CDS encoding YkgJ family cysteine cluster protein gives rise to the protein MESLEAELGRAKALDVSDLADAIESIGFECTRCGACCKADAEDPHTATVFPDEVRALQESTDRDWRDVARPMPYGLEEGSEGPEGETFEWALATDGCGDCTFYAEEDGEGTCTVHDDRPLICETYPFSVALGGTSQPMGEAVDESGMVRAHECEGLGRDISRDDAEDLAAALKERAIRELEEAIDVRDEYAPVDTDPGEVVVHDSEGAKTRDGRPR